A stretch of the Argentina anserina chromosome 6, drPotAnse1.1, whole genome shotgun sequence genome encodes the following:
- the LOC126796728 gene encoding LOW QUALITY PROTEIN: receptor-like protein 43 (The sequence of the model RefSeq protein was modified relative to this genomic sequence to represent the inferred CDS: inserted 1 base in 1 codon; deleted 4 bases in 2 codons) — protein sequence MSVCNKHVECPSKAYANSKSTERKLLNLEQILGLKNGCISNFPFKQLDGSLPELPKNGSLQYLDLYLTNTNFSGVLPISIGNLKMLSAVHIGFCNFTGSIPKSVANLTQLVSLSMYRNQSNNFVGSVPPFSMAKNQEEIDLSSNSLTGNINSTQWGNLSKLLHLDLERNMLDGNIPSSLFTLPLLELFLSANQFSGHFPQDFNFSASSIQSLYLQGKNLEGPIPLSLFDMRYLTTLYLGYNKFSGSFPLDHIQRLRNLSLTTIPNFLRDQTIFTVLDLSDNQIRGEIPNWIWQLSSLSELNLSCNYLETLEGPLVDVTSPYILTVFTSIDFSWNKFKGSIPKEIKELKSLVVLNFSNNAFTGAIPSSLSNLSQLESLDLSKNNLSRQIPQLTQLTFLSFLNLSYNLLVGRIPSGNQFSTFLKASFEGNKDLTGPPLTEDNRTVLSPPTTERSNRDSRDEIGWNIISVEIGFTCGFGIAIGSLLFSTRWRKWYSSAMXLVKIFPQLEQRFGYHRRHVYIGERYWRR from the exons ATGTCTGTTTGCAACAAGCATGTTGAATGCCCTTCGAAGGCATACGCCAATTCTAAATCCACTGAACGCAAACTCTTGAATCTTGAACAAATAC TGGGCTTGAAAAATGGGTGTATCTCTAATTTTCCCTTTAAACAACTTGATGGTTCATTGCCCGAACTGCCAAAGAATGGATCTCTTCAATACCTGGACTTA TACTTAACCAACACTAATTTTTCAGGGGTGTTGCCAATCTCTATTGGCAACCTCAAAATGTTGTCCGCAGTTCATATTGGATTTTGTAATTTCACGGGATCAATCCCCAAGTCAGTGGCAAACCTTACACAGCTGGTTTCTCTGAGCATGTATAGAAACCAGTCAAACAACTTTGTAGGTTCAGTTCCCCCATTCAGTATGGCCAAGAATCAGGAGGAAATAGATCTTTCTTCAAATAGTCTAACAGGTAATATTAATTCCACCCAATGGGGTAACCTTTCTAAACTACTCCATCTCGACTTGGAAAGAAATATGCTCGACGGGAACATTCCATCATCTCTGTTTACTCTTCCCTTGCTCGAGTTGTTTCTTTCAGCCAATCAATTCTCTGGTCATTTTCCTCAAGATTTTAATTTCTCTGCAAGCTCCATCCAGAGTCTTTATTTGCAAGGCAAAAATCTAGAAGGACCAATACCCTTGTCCCTCTTTGACATGCGGTACCTTACTACACTCTATCTTGGTTATAACAAGTTCAGTGGCTCATTTCCTCTTGATCATATTCAACGATTGAGAAAT TTGAGTCTGACAACAATCCCTAATTTCTTA AGAGATCAGACCATATTTACTGTACTGGACCTTTCAGACAACCAGATACGTGGTGAAATACCCAACTGGATTTGGCAACTCAGTTCTCTTAGTGAGCTAAATCTTTCTTGCAACTACCTCGAAACTCTGGAAGGTCCTTTAGTTGATGTCACTTCTCCCTAT ATTCTAACTGTCTTCACCTCGATTGACTTCTCATGGAACAAGTTTAAGGGATCAATACCGAAGGAAATTAAAGAACTCAAATCACTGGTTGTCCTCAACTTCTCAAATAATGCTTTCACAGGCGCAATTCCATCATCGTTAAGCAACTTGAGTCAGCTAGAGTCCTTGGACCTGTCAAAGAACAACCTGAGCAGGCAAATTCCACAACTTACACAGCTCACCTTCCTTTCATTCTTGAATCTCTCATACAATTTACTGGTAGGCAGAATTCCAAGCGGTAACCAGTTCTCAACATTTCTAAAAGCTTCCtttgaaggaaacaaagaTTTGACAGGGCCTCCCTTGACCGAAGATAACAGAACGGTGTTGTCACCTCCAACAACGGAAAGAAGCAATCGAGATTCTAGAGATGAGATTGGTTGGAATATTATCAGTGTCGAGATTGGATTTACATGTGGGTTCGGCATTGCTATTGGATCACTCTTGTTTTCCACAAGATGGAGGAAATGGTATTCCAGTGCTA TCCTTGTAAAGATATTTCCTCAGCTGGAACAAAGATTTGGTTATCACAGAAGACATGTGTACATAGGTGAAAGGTACTGGAGACGTTGA
- the LOC126796730 gene encoding protein FAR1-RELATED SEQUENCE 6-like: MDVQMMVLSLSSAHKSSVDILINLSVSSLNKSGAKNSLRFESNAFDNVNHHLGKFATPVGKRYLSTEWKNFIKHVGQEFDGGVIDFREKLAKYAIEHGFQYKCQKNEPSRVTAVCCNKESEGCLWNVHATLDRSNDFFYIRRLNNEHTCSSRIRDGRSPSMGSKIVSLVLANQIRTNPLIRPVEVVKDFKRNYGLDISYYNAWKGKEMAKNDVHGDDEQSYKRLGWYINELAKKNPGYYVKLECDADNRFVRMFVAFQGCIDGYKHCRPILALDGTHIKNKYKGCLLSATGKNGANGIYPFAYAIVGSEDKNNWTWFMENLYDILKDQGRTITFISDRCKGLLEAVPKVFPDSPHGYCLHHLQKNIRTMFSNSVCRSWFRERMVSLFNNCAYAPTKEQFVEELGKFKKVGGERANQFLKTLPDENWSNAYFPGKRYGEMCSNIAESFNSWIKDERELPIYQLVDGIRLKMMKLNSDRCHEADTWNTYLCPTIEKNVDTLIQAGRNWEVFRSSTYVFEVRDIYSFMVDLSCYTCSCYQWQILSFPCAHAFAAILKNDENPFDYIEDYFSVSDYKQSYSHPIVPIPDIERDEDSATDNAIRAPLTKTPPDRPKRKRILSNGENPRSIKCSRCNNSGRHNRKTCKATI; the protein is encoded by the exons ATGGATGTCCAAATGATGGTTTTGTCTCTTTCAAGTGCACATAAATCGTCCGTGGATATTTTAATCAACTTGTCTGTGTCTTCTCTTAATAAAAGTGGTGCTAAGAATTCTTTGAGATTCGAATCAAATGCTTTTGATAATGTGAATCACCATTTAGGGAAGTTTGCCACACCTGTTGGGAAAAGGTATCTGTCTACTGAATGGAAGAATTTTATCAAGCATGTTGGACAAGAATTTGATGGTGGTGTCATTGATTTCAGAGAAAAACTAGCCAAGTATGCAATTGAGCATGGTTTTCAGTATAAATGCCAGAAAAATGAACCTTCACGTGTTACTGCTGTTTGCTGTAATAAAGAGAGCGAAGGATGTTTGTGGAATGTTCATGCAACTCTTGATCGTTCAAATGATTTCTTTTACATTCGACGATTGAATAATGAGCACACTTGCAGTAGTCGCATTCGTGATGGTAGAAGCCCGTCAATGGGATCAAAAATTGTATCATTAGTTTTGGCTAATCAGATTCGGACGAATCCTCTCATACGACCGGTCGAAGTTGTTAAGGATTTCAAGAGGAATTATGGTTTGGACATCTCATACTACAATGCATGGAAAGGTAAAGAGATGGCCAAAAATGATGTCCACGGTGACGATGAGCAGTCATATAAGCGTTTAGGGTGGTACATTAATGAGTTGGCTAAGAAGAATCCCGGATATTATGTTAAACTAGAGTGTGATGCAGACAACCGGTTTGTACGTATGTTTGTTGCATTTCAAGGTTGCATTGACGGGTACAAACATTGCAGACCCATTCTTGCTCTTGATGGTACACAtatcaaaaacaaatacaaaggATGTCTACTCAGTGCAACAGGAAAAAATGGAGCTAACG GTATATATCCATTTGCATATGCAATCGTCGGATCTGAGGACAAAAACAATTGGACGTGGTTCATGGAAAATTTGTATGATATATTAAAGGACCAAGGGCGCACAATTACTTTCATTTCTGATCGATGCAAAGGCTTGCTCGAGGCTGTTCCCAAAGTATTTCCAGACTCGCCTCATGGTTATTGTTTGCACCACCTGCAAAAGAATATTCGAACAATGTTCTCCAATTCAGTGTGTAGATCTTGGTTTCGTGAGCGAATGGTATCGCTTTTCAATAATTGTGCGTATGCTCCCACAAAGGAACAATTTGTGGAGGAACTGGGGAAGTTTAAAAAGGTAGGTGGGGAAAGAGCAAATCAATTTTTGAAAACTCTTCCTGATGAAAATTGGTCAAACGCCTACTTTCCAGGTAAAAGGTACGGAGAAATGTGTTCCAACATTGCAGAGTCTTTTAATAGTTGGATAAAAGACGAGCGTGAGCTACCTATTTATCAGCTAGTCGACGGCATTCGCttaaagatgatgaagttgAATTCAGATCGATGTCATGAAGCTGATACATGGAACACTTACCTGTGCCCAACAATCGAAAAGAATGTTGATACTCTTATACAAGCGGGAAGGAACTGGGAGGTGTTTCGATCAAGCACATATGTGTTTGAAGTGCGCGATATCTATTCGTTCATGGTTGACTTGAGCTGCTACACATGCTCTTGTTATCAATGGCAAATCTTAAGTTTCCCTTGTGCACACGCTTTTGCAgcaattttaaagaatgatgaGAATCCATTTGATTACATTGAAGACTACTTTTCTGTTTCAGACTACAAGCAAAGTTACAGTCATCCTATAGTACCTATACCAGACATTGAGCGGGATGAGGATTCGGCAACCGATAATGCAATCAGAGCTCCACTAACAAAGACACCGCCCGACAGaccaaaaaggaaaaggaTCCTATCTAACGGTGAGAACCCAAGGTCAATCAAATGCAGTAGATGCAACAATAGCGGACGCCACAATAGAAAGACTTGCAAAGCCACAATTTGA
- the LOC126801025 gene encoding uncharacterized protein LOC126801025 isoform X1, producing MFKRVYLILFLHFHRYYKSLMAKEFSHLEFRCDLLKFGRLMTHELRADITVNKLQLMGTTPFSSLFGAFFEGKIIESACRKSDMDIVAILKCFDKKEHTFQFGDIKAMISANDIAELFGLNVEGREINLNQKKRKGDAGFINRLFPDQKRLSKVILEKKIRDVAKLRGAEDEHDFVRLICLYFCVTLFFCNSGNDLSWFIVPYIEDLESMSSYAWARAVKNYLDNSLISMYGRPESACGCLIALLFWFCERTGFIEPIKGRDELQPKFLKWNLLELYGRMKVVDMRQLKEIVRQQPLSVGETPRSEKSEFAITCTEEVESKEHDDTNEMSRLLPTHRYSYAGGAGQTDTKMDATKMEKRIEELVGLLEAEQAKNKSLRCENEILQAEVHRLHPGKVVVDNESQTRNLRSRAKCKEPSFQVDYITSKSKKGKEKVDFVKKDDGHIAENSPSKKTSIPSVDGNIGVRRLRVGKHMTVHDAQKLKDYLAKGESGLPLWRGEKALVGYKDAKAILNEDVVSVQAMDSYLEILSKQQLEEGDPLPLFMPTFDWEDMNGGDKTRGVEAYCEPFFDNVVTKDMIFIPIIHRKPEQFTLLVLNKEFERWEHYNTQKPHQTTSMDQCFEDATKLHVEISKHLVFLKNNGESILEKKMIWKHVKRGREMKHYMYKVSAKDCALLTWLGSNNLEQYRIVSMKYHPKHEPPSVDSGIAVIYIIKKLLEGAELETTFSKGFMAELRAHVLGMILNDRK from the exons ATGTTCAAGAGGGTTTAcctgattttatttttacattttcacaGATATTACAAGTCTTTGATGGCAAAAGAGTTCTCCCACCTAGAGTTTAGGTGTGACCTTCTCAAGTTTGGGCGACTTATGACTCATGAGTTAAGGGCGGACATTACTGTTAATAAGCTTCAACTGATGGGAACCACACCATTTAGTAGTTTGTTTGGAGCTTTTTTTGAGGGGAAAATAATAGAGTCTGCTTGTAGGAAATCTGACATGGACATTGTTGCAATTCTGAAATgttttgacaagaaagaacaTACTTTCCAGTTTGGGGATATTAAGGCTATGATATCAGCTAATGACATTGCAGAACTGTTTGGTTTAAATGTTGAAGGCCGTGAGATAAATCTTAAccagaagaagagaaaggggGATGCAGGGTTCATAAATAGACTATTCCCTGATCAAAAGAGGTTATCAAAGGTGATTCTAGAGAAGAAGATAAGAGATGTAGCAAAGTTGAGAGGGGCGGAGGATGAGCACGATTTTGTTAGGTTGATTTGTCTCTATTTTTGTGTTACACTATTTTTCTGCAATAGTGGTAATGATCTCAGTTGGTTCATTGTACCATACATAGAGGATCTTGAATCAATGTCAAGTTATGCTTGGGCGCGTGCAGTTAAAAATTACTTAGACAATTCACTGATAAGTATGTATGGTCGTCCAGAGAGTGCTTGTGGGTGTCTCATTGCTCTGTTG TTTTGGTTTTGCGAGCGTACTGGGTTTATTGAACCAATTAAAGGAAGGGATGAACTGCAGCCGAAATTCTTAAAATGGAATTTACTTGAATTGTATGGTAGGATGAAGGTTGTAGATATGCGTCAGCTTAAG GAAATTGTGCGACAACAGCCCCTCAGTGTTGGTGAAACACCTAGGAGTGAGAAGAGTGAGTTTGCAATTACTTGTACAGAAGAAGTTGAGTCCAAGGAGCATGATGACACCAATGAGATGTCTCGGTTGTTACCAACACATAGGTATTCATATGCTGGTGGGGCGGGACAGACAGACACAAAGATGGATGCCACTAAAATGGAGAAAAGGATTGAAGAGCTGGTTGGTTTGCTTGAAGCTGAACAAGCTAAGAATAAGAGTCTTCGCTGTGAGAATGAGATATTGCAGGCAGAGGTTCATAGGCTTCATCCGGGAAAAGTAGTGGTTGACAATGAAAGTCAGACAAGGAACTTGAGGTCTCGGGCGAAGTGTAAAGAACCCTCTTTTCAGGTGGACTACATCACCAGCAAGTCGAAGaagggaaaagaaaaggtTGATTTTGTAAAGAAGGATGATGGTCACATTGCTGAAAATTCACCCTCCAAGAAAACAAGTATACCATCGGTGGATGGAAACATAGGGGTGAGAAGGCTACGAGTTGGTAAACATATGACAGTACATGATGCACAGAAGTTGAAGGATTATTTGGCCAAAGGAGAGAGCGG GTTGCCACTGTGGCGTGGAGAAAAGGCCCTAGTGGGATACAAGGATGCAAAAGCTATCTTGAATGAGGATGTTGTTAGTGTGCAG GCTATGGATTCTTATCTTGAAATTCTGAGTAAGCAACAACTAGAGGAGGGTGACCCTCTACCCCTCTTTATGCCCACTTTTGATTGG GAAGATATGAATGGTGGAGATAAAACACGAGGAGTTGAAGCTTACTGTGAACCATTCTTCGATAATGTCGTCACTAAGGACATGATATTTATCCCAATTATACACAGGAAGCCTGAGCAGTTTACATTGTTAGTCCTAAACAAAGAATTCGAGCGTTGGGAACATTACAACACTCAAAAGCCACATCAAACAACATCAATGGACCAGTGCTTTGAAGATGCAACAAAATTG CATGTTGAGATCTCAAAACACCTGGTATTTTTGAAAAACAATGGGGAGTCAATACTTGAGAAAAAGATGATATGGAAACACGTGAAAAGGGGACGAGAGATGAAGCATTATATGTACAAGGTTTCAGCCAAAGACTGTGCCTTGCTTACTTGGTTGGGAAGCAATAATCTTGAGCAATATCGTATAGTTTCAATGAAGTATCATCCAAAACATGAACCTCCCAG TGTGGACAGTGGGATTGCCGTGATATACATTATAAAGAAATTGTTGGAAGGTGCTGAACTGGAGACTACCTTTAGCAAAGGTTTTATGGCCGAGCTTAGGGCACATGTATTGGGGATGATCTTGAATGACAGGAAATGA
- the LOC126801025 gene encoding uncharacterized protein LOC126801025 isoform X2 produces MAKEFSHLEFRCDLLKFGRLMTHELRADITVNKLQLMGTTPFSSLFGAFFEGKIIESACRKSDMDIVAILKCFDKKEHTFQFGDIKAMISANDIAELFGLNVEGREINLNQKKRKGDAGFINRLFPDQKRLSKVILEKKIRDVAKLRGAEDEHDFVRLICLYFCVTLFFCNSGNDLSWFIVPYIEDLESMSSYAWARAVKNYLDNSLISMYGRPESACGCLIALLFWFCERTGFIEPIKGRDELQPKFLKWNLLELYGRMKVVDMRQLKEIVRQQPLSVGETPRSEKSEFAITCTEEVESKEHDDTNEMSRLLPTHRYSYAGGAGQTDTKMDATKMEKRIEELVGLLEAEQAKNKSLRCENEILQAEVHRLHPGKVVVDNESQTRNLRSRAKCKEPSFQVDYITSKSKKGKEKVDFVKKDDGHIAENSPSKKTSIPSVDGNIGVRRLRVGKHMTVHDAQKLKDYLAKGESGLPLWRGEKALVGYKDAKAILNEDVVSVQAMDSYLEILSKQQLEEGDPLPLFMPTFDWEDMNGGDKTRGVEAYCEPFFDNVVTKDMIFIPIIHRKPEQFTLLVLNKEFERWEHYNTQKPHQTTSMDQCFEDATKLHVEISKHLVFLKNNGESILEKKMIWKHVKRGREMKHYMYKVSAKDCALLTWLGSNNLEQYRIVSMKYHPKHEPPSVDSGIAVIYIIKKLLEGAELETTFSKGFMAELRAHVLGMILNDRK; encoded by the exons ATGGCAAAAGAGTTCTCCCACCTAGAGTTTAGGTGTGACCTTCTCAAGTTTGGGCGACTTATGACTCATGAGTTAAGGGCGGACATTACTGTTAATAAGCTTCAACTGATGGGAACCACACCATTTAGTAGTTTGTTTGGAGCTTTTTTTGAGGGGAAAATAATAGAGTCTGCTTGTAGGAAATCTGACATGGACATTGTTGCAATTCTGAAATgttttgacaagaaagaacaTACTTTCCAGTTTGGGGATATTAAGGCTATGATATCAGCTAATGACATTGCAGAACTGTTTGGTTTAAATGTTGAAGGCCGTGAGATAAATCTTAAccagaagaagagaaaggggGATGCAGGGTTCATAAATAGACTATTCCCTGATCAAAAGAGGTTATCAAAGGTGATTCTAGAGAAGAAGATAAGAGATGTAGCAAAGTTGAGAGGGGCGGAGGATGAGCACGATTTTGTTAGGTTGATTTGTCTCTATTTTTGTGTTACACTATTTTTCTGCAATAGTGGTAATGATCTCAGTTGGTTCATTGTACCATACATAGAGGATCTTGAATCAATGTCAAGTTATGCTTGGGCGCGTGCAGTTAAAAATTACTTAGACAATTCACTGATAAGTATGTATGGTCGTCCAGAGAGTGCTTGTGGGTGTCTCATTGCTCTGTTG TTTTGGTTTTGCGAGCGTACTGGGTTTATTGAACCAATTAAAGGAAGGGATGAACTGCAGCCGAAATTCTTAAAATGGAATTTACTTGAATTGTATGGTAGGATGAAGGTTGTAGATATGCGTCAGCTTAAG GAAATTGTGCGACAACAGCCCCTCAGTGTTGGTGAAACACCTAGGAGTGAGAAGAGTGAGTTTGCAATTACTTGTACAGAAGAAGTTGAGTCCAAGGAGCATGATGACACCAATGAGATGTCTCGGTTGTTACCAACACATAGGTATTCATATGCTGGTGGGGCGGGACAGACAGACACAAAGATGGATGCCACTAAAATGGAGAAAAGGATTGAAGAGCTGGTTGGTTTGCTTGAAGCTGAACAAGCTAAGAATAAGAGTCTTCGCTGTGAGAATGAGATATTGCAGGCAGAGGTTCATAGGCTTCATCCGGGAAAAGTAGTGGTTGACAATGAAAGTCAGACAAGGAACTTGAGGTCTCGGGCGAAGTGTAAAGAACCCTCTTTTCAGGTGGACTACATCACCAGCAAGTCGAAGaagggaaaagaaaaggtTGATTTTGTAAAGAAGGATGATGGTCACATTGCTGAAAATTCACCCTCCAAGAAAACAAGTATACCATCGGTGGATGGAAACATAGGGGTGAGAAGGCTACGAGTTGGTAAACATATGACAGTACATGATGCACAGAAGTTGAAGGATTATTTGGCCAAAGGAGAGAGCGG GTTGCCACTGTGGCGTGGAGAAAAGGCCCTAGTGGGATACAAGGATGCAAAAGCTATCTTGAATGAGGATGTTGTTAGTGTGCAG GCTATGGATTCTTATCTTGAAATTCTGAGTAAGCAACAACTAGAGGAGGGTGACCCTCTACCCCTCTTTATGCCCACTTTTGATTGG GAAGATATGAATGGTGGAGATAAAACACGAGGAGTTGAAGCTTACTGTGAACCATTCTTCGATAATGTCGTCACTAAGGACATGATATTTATCCCAATTATACACAGGAAGCCTGAGCAGTTTACATTGTTAGTCCTAAACAAAGAATTCGAGCGTTGGGAACATTACAACACTCAAAAGCCACATCAAACAACATCAATGGACCAGTGCTTTGAAGATGCAACAAAATTG CATGTTGAGATCTCAAAACACCTGGTATTTTTGAAAAACAATGGGGAGTCAATACTTGAGAAAAAGATGATATGGAAACACGTGAAAAGGGGACGAGAGATGAAGCATTATATGTACAAGGTTTCAGCCAAAGACTGTGCCTTGCTTACTTGGTTGGGAAGCAATAATCTTGAGCAATATCGTATAGTTTCAATGAAGTATCATCCAAAACATGAACCTCCCAG TGTGGACAGTGGGATTGCCGTGATATACATTATAAAGAAATTGTTGGAAGGTGCTGAACTGGAGACTACCTTTAGCAAAGGTTTTATGGCCGAGCTTAGGGCACATGTATTGGGGATGATCTTGAATGACAGGAAATGA